TTTATGAATTTTGGCTATGAGCTTGCTTTTTATGTAGAGGATAAGCTTGTTTGTGTGGATTTGATTGATAGACTTGAAGATGGAATTTCTAGTATTTATTGTTTTTATGATCCAGAATTTTCTCATCTTTCTTTAGGTAAATTTTCTCTACTTAATGAAATAGAGATAGCCAAGAAAGAAAAATTAAAATATATTTATTTAGGATATTTTGTAAAAAAGTGTCAATCTTTATCGTATAAAGCCGATTATACACCCAATGAAATTTTAAAAGGCACAAGAGAGCTTTTTGAGAATGAGATTTTATGGGAGAGATGAGATGCAGATCGTGCAAACTTTAGAAACTATCAATGTTAATACCGATGATATTAATGTTTTTCAGTATTTTAAAGACTTGATTACCAAAAATTTCACAAAGGTGGTAGGGCGTAAAAATAAGATTTTTTCTTTTTTTGAAGAGAATGAAATTCCACAACGCCGTTATTTTTTAAAAGTTTTAGATCAAAAGTATCGCAAAAGTTCTAACGAAAGCATAGAAAATTTAAAAGATGCGCATTTTAAAACCTTTAGGCTTAATTTTGAACAAAACAATGTGCTTAAACCCATGTTGTTTATCAAGGTTGATTTTGCTGGGGATAAGATTTTAATGAAGCTCAGTTCAAATGAAAAACTTTTTGTTACCTATATGAAAAACTATTTTAAAGAGCATTGTATAGAATACAATGAAATGACTCGTATATTGATCTTAGATTATAAAAATGAAAGCACTTTTGAATTTTTTGAAGCTTTTGCTGATGAGAGTGAGCATTTAAAATATTGTGTTAATTTTGAAGTTGATCGTCAAGAGTATAAAAATTTTCGTCAAAATATTCATAATAAAGAAAATATGAAATGGAAATTTAATGCCCTAGCCAAACTCTTTAGTAATTATTTTAATACCTTAGAATGTACCCCACAAAACGATCTTAGCGAGATTAGACATAAATATTTGATTATGGTAAAGCTTTATCATCCTGATTTTTATCAAGGCAAAAGTGCCATAGAGCAAGCTTATGCAAGAGAACAATTTGAAAAAATACAAATTGCTTATGATAATTTAAAAGCTCTTTATAAAAACAATACCTAAAAGACTTTATAATCAGTCTTTTAGTTTATCTTCTCTCTTTCATAAATTTTTCT
The window above is part of the Campylobacter coli genome. Proteins encoded here:
- a CDS encoding adenylosuccinate lyase — its product is MQIVQTLETINVNTDDINVFQYFKDLITKNFTKVVGRKNKIFSFFEENEIPQRRYFLKVLDQKYRKSSNESIENLKDAHFKTFRLNFEQNNVLKPMLFIKVDFAGDKILMKLSSNEKLFVTYMKNYFKEHCIEYNEMTRILILDYKNESTFEFFEAFADESEHLKYCVNFEVDRQEYKNFRQNIHNKENMKWKFNALAKLFSNYFNTLECTPQNDLSEIRHKYLIMVKLYHPDFYQGKSAIEQAYAREQFEKIQIAYDNLKALYKNNT